One Pseudomonas entomophila genomic window carries:
- a CDS encoding Rnf-Nqr domain containing protein has protein sequence MSDYVLVLVSAALINHLALQPEQAERNRLHVLGLCSGLLFLIGLPGGVLLHTYVLAPLQWQGLQLFLLLPLMMALAWGLPHALQRLIPNWPTNDLQPLLIGNVALLGLLLQLTGEDHGPWQALVWGVLAGAGFWLALVLFCDLRERSRQTDVPVALRGLPIELLGAGVMAMAFSGLNGIFTQ, from the coding sequence ATGAGCGACTACGTCCTGGTCCTGGTCAGCGCCGCGCTGATCAATCACCTGGCCTTGCAGCCAGAGCAAGCCGAGCGCAATCGGCTGCATGTGCTCGGCCTGTGCAGCGGGCTTCTGTTCCTGATCGGGCTCCCCGGTGGCGTGTTGCTGCACACATACGTGCTGGCACCGCTGCAATGGCAGGGCTTGCAGCTGTTCCTTTTGTTGCCGCTGATGATGGCTCTGGCGTGGGGGCTGCCGCATGCGCTGCAACGACTTATCCCGAACTGGCCCACGAACGACCTGCAGCCCTTGCTGATAGGCAACGTCGCGCTGCTAGGCTTGTTGTTGCAGCTCACCGGAGAGGACCACGGCCCATGGCAGGCCCTGGTCTGGGGTGTGCTGGCGGGCGCAGGTTTCTGGCTTGCCTTGGTGCTGTTCTGCGACCTGCGCGAGCGTAGTCGCCAAACGGACGTTCCCGTGGCTTTGCGCGGCCTGCCGATCGAACTCCTCGGTGCCGGCGTAATGGCCATGGCGTTCTCGGGGCTCAATGGAATATTCACACAATGA
- the metG gene encoding methionine--tRNA ligase has protein sequence MSEPRQILVTSALPYANGSIHLGHMLEYIQTDMWVRFQKLRGNQCIYVCADDAHGSAIMLRAEKEGITPEQLIANVQAEHSSDFADFLVDFDNFHSTHSEENRELSGLIYTRLRDAGHIATRSVTQYFDPEKGMFLADRFIKGTCPKCAAEDQYGDNCEKCGATYAPTELKNPKSAISGATPVLRDSQHFFFKLPDFQAMLQQWTRSGTLQDAVANKLAEWLDSGLQEWDISRDAPYFGFEIPGEPGKYFYVWLDAPIGYMASFKNLCARRPELDFDAFWSEESKAELYHFIGKDIVNFHALFWPAMLEGSGFRKPTAVNVHGYLTVNGAKMSKSRGTFIKARTYLDHLQPEYLRYYYAAKLGRGVDDLDLNLEDFVQKVNSDLVGKVVNIASRCAGFIHKGNDGVMVAGDAAPELTEAFLAAAPSIAEAYESRDFGRAMREIMALADRANAWIADKAPWSLAKQEGKQEEVQAICAQGINLFRQLVIFLKPVLPLLATDAEAFLNVAPLTWNDHLSRLENHKLNPFKALMSRIEPAKVEAMIAASKEDLLAAETKAPAGNGELTKDPLSAEIEFDTFAAVDLRVALIVKAEAVPGADKLLQLTLDIGDERRNVFSGIKSAYPDPSKLEGRLTMMVANLKPRKMRFGVSEGMVMAAGPGGEEIYLLSPDSGAKPGQRIK, from the coding sequence ATGTCCGAGCCACGTCAGATTCTCGTCACCAGCGCCCTGCCCTATGCCAATGGATCCATCCACCTTGGCCATATGCTCGAGTACATCCAGACTGACATGTGGGTTCGCTTCCAGAAACTGCGCGGCAACCAGTGCATCTACGTCTGCGCCGACGATGCCCATGGTTCGGCGATCATGCTGCGCGCCGAGAAGGAAGGCATCACGCCAGAACAGCTGATCGCCAATGTCCAGGCCGAGCACAGCAGCGACTTCGCCGACTTCCTGGTCGACTTCGACAACTTCCACTCCACGCACAGCGAGGAGAACCGCGAGCTGTCGGGCCTGATCTACACCCGCCTGCGCGACGCCGGGCACATCGCCACCCGTTCGGTGACCCAGTACTTCGACCCCGAGAAGGGCATGTTCCTCGCCGACCGCTTCATCAAGGGCACCTGCCCCAAGTGCGCGGCCGAGGACCAGTACGGCGACAACTGCGAGAAGTGCGGCGCCACCTACGCCCCGACCGAACTGAAGAACCCGAAGTCGGCGATCTCCGGCGCCACCCCGGTGCTGCGCGACTCGCAGCACTTCTTCTTCAAGCTGCCGGACTTCCAGGCCATGCTGCAGCAGTGGACCCGCAGCGGCACACTGCAGGATGCCGTGGCCAACAAACTCGCCGAATGGCTGGACTCGGGCCTGCAGGAATGGGACATCTCCCGTGACGCGCCCTACTTCGGCTTCGAGATCCCAGGCGAGCCGGGCAAGTACTTCTACGTCTGGCTGGATGCACCGATCGGCTACATGGCCAGCTTCAAGAACCTCTGCGCACGCCGCCCGGAGCTGGACTTCGACGCCTTCTGGAGCGAAGAATCCAAGGCCGAGCTGTACCACTTCATCGGCAAGGACATCGTCAACTTCCACGCCCTGTTCTGGCCTGCCATGCTCGAAGGCTCGGGCTTCCGCAAGCCCACTGCGGTCAACGTGCACGGCTATCTGACCGTCAACGGCGCAAAGATGTCCAAGTCGCGCGGCACCTTCATCAAGGCCCGCACCTACCTCGATCACCTGCAGCCGGAATACCTGCGCTACTACTACGCCGCGAAGCTGGGCCGTGGTGTCGACGACCTCGACCTGAACCTTGAGGACTTCGTGCAGAAGGTCAACTCCGATCTGGTCGGCAAGGTGGTCAACATCGCCAGCCGCTGCGCCGGTTTCATCCACAAGGGCAATGACGGCGTGATGGTGGCCGGCGATGCCGCACCCGAGCTGACCGAAGCCTTCCTCGCCGCCGCCCCGTCCATCGCCGAGGCTTACGAAAGCCGCGACTTTGGCCGCGCCATGCGCGAGATCATGGCCCTGGCCGATCGCGCCAACGCCTGGATCGCCGACAAGGCTCCGTGGTCGCTGGCCAAGCAGGAAGGCAAGCAGGAAGAGGTGCAGGCCATCTGCGCCCAGGGCATCAATCTGTTCCGCCAGCTGGTGATCTTCCTCAAGCCAGTATTGCCACTGCTGGCCACAGACGCCGAGGCGTTCCTCAACGTCGCCCCGCTGACCTGGAACGACCACCTGTCCCGCCTGGAAAACCACAAGCTCAACCCGTTCAAGGCACTGATGAGTCGCATCGAGCCGGCCAAGGTCGAAGCCATGATCGCCGCCAGCAAGGAAGACCTGCTCGCCGCAGAAACCAAGGCCCCCGCCGGCAATGGCGAACTGACGAAGGATCCACTGTCGGCCGAGATCGAATTCGACACCTTCGCCGCGGTCGACCTGCGCGTCGCACTGATCGTCAAGGCTGAAGCCGTGCCCGGCGCCGACAAATTGCTGCAACTGACCCTGGACATCGGTGACGAGCGTCGCAACGTGTTCTCCGGCATCAAGTCGGCCTACCCCGACCCGAGCAAGCTGGAAGGTCGCCTGACCATGATGGTGGCCAACCTCAAGCCACGGAAAATGCGTTTCGGGGTGTCTGAAGGCATGGTCATGGCAGCCGGCCCTGGCGGCGAAGAGATCTACCTGCTGAGCCCTGACAGCGGCGCCAAGCCTGGTCAGCGCATCAAATAA